TGTTTGGCTCTGGTGTATAGATACCCAGGGCGCAGGCCACTCTCAATTACTTTACTTGGTGTACCATAGATATATATGTCATATAATATAAGTATCAACATCTGGCTGTGTACACATATTTTTCTATAAATATTTTGTTCAGTTATTGTATACATTATCTGTTTGTAGAACTCATGCTACTACGGAATGTATAACGGCAAAGATCGAGTTCGAATAGCATATCCAGTACACAAACCTGTCTAACCCACGGATATAGAGAGTACTTGAAGCAATCAAAGCcttccatcatcctccagcgagACCGCAAAAGTTCTAATATATCGGGATCCGTTAACGGAAAGCGTGTCTGTACTTCATTCCGATACTTCTATAATTCAGGATTTACTGCCTATACGGGGGTTGAGTCATTAGCGACTCATTGGCGACTCACGTAATATACCTGGCCCATAGTAATTACTTTCAACaggacaaaaaaaaatgcGAGGAACTGGAGACAAACTATTATCTAACCAGCTATCCATAGTGGTTCTTACGATCCATCATGCATGATGGACGATATTCCGAAAATGGAAATAGACTAACCCCAATATCGGGAGTGTTGTCAGTCCAGGACCGAGCCTTCGGTTAGCGTTATTTCTGTGTTCTCATGAATAGTCGCTCTTATTGGACGAAATGGCAATGCGCTAACTCCAATGTCGGGGTCATGTCTTGGCATATCGAATCTCTTTCTATACGGTCGACAAGATTCTGGATAAATAAGGTCGGCACGACCCATTGACCGCAGAAAGCTTTCACTAACTGTTTTGTCACTAAGGAACATACGGTCTTCGTCGCATCGCACCATGCctgacgaagaaaagaataaacagCCTGTGGGTGCTACCTGAACTCGTAGTGGATATCTACTCACGGCAAGGTTGATAGGAACCGGCAGCTGGTCGGGAGACATATCCGCTGATGGACATGGGAAATGGCATAGTTGGATGGGAGAGTCAGGACGACCCGTTAAATCCCAGGTAAGATCCTAACATCATGACTACAGAAAGACTATATGGCTCACACCAGAACGAAAGAAACTACCCTCCATCTCGCAAATGGTTCCAGTTAGCGACAGTTAGCATCATCACGTTCATTAGGTAAGAGACCGAGACATATGCAACCATCCAGGGCTTTAGCATTGACAACTAGCTTTCAGCCCATTTGCGTCATCGGTATTCGCACCCGGTGTCAGTCTTGCCGATCAAGAATTCGGGAACACATCCTCCATACGCAGCTCTTTTGCGGTAACAGCGTATCTCTTCGGCTATTTTGTGCGTTTATACACCGAACTGCTAGTTTAGAGTGGGTTGCTAACAGGTTCATAATGGCAGAGTGGTCCCTTGGTTCTATCTCCACTCAGTGAGGTATGTGGTCGTCGAATCACGTTGAACGCGGCCACGTCGATCTTTGTGCTGTTTCAAATCGGCTGTGCCCTTGCGCCCAATCTCTCGGCCTTGATCGTCTTTCGTTTCTTCACTGGCTTTGGAGGATCCGGCTGTCTAACCATTGGAGGCGGCGTGATTGCCGACCTTTTCGAGGCGGAGCAACGCGGACTGGCCTTGTCCTTTTTCTCGTTCGGTCCGTTATTCGCACCAGTAATAGGACCAATTTGCGGGGGATACATTGCGCAACGTGCGGGGTGGCGATGGACATTCTGGGTGCTGGTCATCGTAGGGGGCACGCTGACCGGTATAGTCATGGTGACCAACCGAGAGACCAACCCGACCGTGCTCATCAGGCGGAAGACAGTGGCCCTGCGCAAGGAGTTGAACCGCCCCGAGCTTCGCAGCTGTTATGAGATGGAAGGCGAGACACGCGGGCCAGCGACTCTCTTGTTGAGAACATCCACCCGGGTCATCAAACTGTTGGCCACCTCGCCCATCGTA
The sequence above is a segment of the Aspergillus oryzae RIB40 DNA, chromosome 3 genome. Coding sequences within it:
- a CDS encoding MFS transporter (synaptic vesicle transporter SVOP and related transporters (major facilitator superfamily)); the encoded protein is MPDEEKNKQPEPAAGRETYPLMDMGNGIVGWESQDDPLNPRNYPPSRKWFQLATVSIITFISPFASSVFAPGVSLADQEFGNTSSIRSSFAVTAYLFGYFSGPLVLSPLSEVCGRRITLNAATSIFVLFQIGCALAPNLSALIVFRFFTGFGGSGCLTIGGGVIADLFEAEQRGLALSFFSFGPLFAPVIGPICGGYIAQRAGWRWTFWVLVIVGGTLTGIVMVTNRETNPTVLIRRKTVALRKELNRPELRSCYEMEGETRGPATLLLRTSTRVIKLLATSPIVLIMALYIASVYGCLYLLFTTITSVFQNQYGWSVETSGLAYIGLGLGFFAGQVVFALTSDRILIRLKRRNNNILEPEMRLPLCLPFALFVPISFFWYGWSVQEKTHWIVPIIGLFPFAFGIIGIFGTLQAYIIDSYPRYAASGIGALTVTRSLFGALLPLAGPPMYEKLGYGWGNSLLGFVTLAMVLLPMLFRCIGASLRQKFTVDLE